In Candidatus Cloacimonas sp., a genomic segment contains:
- a CDS encoding polysaccharide deacetylase family protein, with amino-acid sequence MERYPNINILLNLPEKYIPKAEFVLRTYCYILRLNPTFLYGKHYEGAHLYYGLPGKFDYPLKIYYEPETAEFFERRELYPLEKVDFCKFRNEPIPFLFSRSGAIFSFTEETCFFHKDIIASGFYFLTCWHEYISSFFGQTEGRIDYKQSLQYRWDFTETPVVDVYCQMLLYAMEKYCPQFIREISWIEKKRFAVSLSHDIDYWNYWNSSAKLDAFKYNLRTFIKRPVNSIYKISGHFLHKNLIYNPWKTMRTLVRCEMDRGVRSTWFLLARNDFPDQRQNYISDVKARVQIMDLLGQQDVGLHGSPQSAYNPEVLAEELANLRDLGFNPAGFRTHYLHFNYQKSFAILENAGIKYDSTLGYWEHIGFRAGISFPFFPFNIAENRPFRVLEIPLIVMDTTLFSKKAMNLHYISAKSSLRNLIDTAEQYQSHLSLLWHNTTFDPIDYPMWGKLYWKTIDYALKKRGWVTSLNDIYEEWVTLSY; translated from the coding sequence TTGGAACGCTATCCTAACATCAATATTCTGTTGAATCTGCCGGAAAAGTATATCCCGAAAGCAGAGTTTGTGCTCCGCACCTATTGTTATATATTACGGTTAAATCCAACCTTTCTTTACGGCAAGCACTATGAAGGTGCACACCTTTATTACGGCTTACCCGGGAAGTTTGATTATCCGTTGAAAATATATTACGAGCCGGAAACAGCAGAGTTCTTTGAAAGAAGGGAATTGTATCCCCTGGAGAAAGTGGATTTCTGCAAGTTCAGAAACGAACCCATTCCCTTTCTTTTTTCCCGCAGCGGAGCTATCTTTTCTTTTACGGAAGAGACCTGCTTCTTTCATAAAGATATAATTGCCAGCGGGTTTTATTTTTTAACCTGCTGGCATGAATATATCAGTTCTTTTTTCGGGCAAACAGAGGGCAGGATTGACTATAAACAAAGCTTGCAATACCGTTGGGATTTTACGGAAACTCCCGTTGTGGATGTATATTGCCAAATGCTGCTGTATGCAATGGAAAAATACTGTCCGCAATTCATCAGAGAAATAAGCTGGATAGAAAAAAAGCGTTTTGCCGTATCTCTTTCTCACGATATTGATTACTGGAATTATTGGAATAGTTCTGCCAAACTGGATGCCTTTAAATATAACCTACGGACATTTATCAAACGACCTGTTAATTCTATATATAAAATTTCTGGTCATTTTCTGCATAAAAATCTAATCTATAATCCCTGGAAGACAATGCGAACTTTAGTTCGCTGCGAAATGGACAGAGGGGTTCGTTCCACCTGGTTTTTACTGGCAAGGAACGATTTTCCCGATCAGCGTCAGAATTACATCAGCGATGTGAAAGCCCGCGTTCAGATAATGGATTTATTGGGTCAGCAAGATGTGGGTTTGCATGGCAGTCCGCAATCCGCATATAATCCTGAAGTTTTAGCTGAGGAGCTGGCAAACTTGCGAGATTTAGGATTTAATCCTGCCGGTTTCAGAACCCACTATTTGCACTTTAACTATCAGAAGAGCTTTGCTATTTTGGAAAATGCCGGAATTAAGTATGATTCCACTTTGGGCTATTGGGAGCATATTGGTTTTCGGGCAGGGATATCTTTTCCCTTCTTTCCCTTCAATATAGCTGAAAACAGACCTTTCCGGGTTTTGGAAATTCCTCTCATTGTAATGGATACAACTCTTTTTTCCAAAAAAGCGATGAATTTACACTATATTTCTGCTAAAAGTTCGTTGCGGAATCTGATTGATACGGCAGAACAATATCAATCCCATCTGTCTTTGCTGTGGCATAATACCACTTTTGATCCCATTGATTATCCTATGTGGGG
- the lon gene encoding endopeptidase La, which produces MDNTSNKIPRTLPVLHMSNVVMFPYLLMPLVVSDEESKLVIDYALANDKLMAFFLDMEKEDGEVTELVKFGTAVTILRMLRNQDGSISMLLQGSARIKLQKIVQKTPFIMVDVEAIQEQYEEDTEIQAYRTVALELLEKIAEESTILNREMIAGLSNIKQAGRVADIIAGNIDLPIYDRQQILETIDLKQRFRYLNNCLAELIKQIKVENHIRSNIQLEMNEDQRRYYLREQLDAIRRELGETDEVSKEILKWRELIEQKNLPDYVQETALEEIDRLSTMQPASSEYSVIRNYLEWIVNLPWRNYSKDCLDLHKIERILEKDHYGLKEAKERILEFIAVKKLKGNLKGPILCFVGPPGTGKTSIGKSVARALARKFIRMSLGGIHDEAEIRGHRRTYIGAMPGKIIMEIKRQGTANPVFMLDEIDKVGRDFRGDPAAALLEVLDPEQNNSFVDNYINLPFDLSEVLFITTANSLDTIPPALRDRMEIIEFTSYLENDKIEIAKRFLIPREKEDNGLGKEKVNLTKGALQEIIRYYVREAGVRNLQRRIGSIFRKIAKEVAMGKQQNLTIKAEDIVNYLGPRKVTLELANRKPEVGVATGLAWTGYGGEILFCETLRMPGKGNIILTGLLGDVMKESARIAVSYLKANHSTYLIPPKMFETGDIHIHFPSGAVPKDGPSAGLTLTVALASLFTGQKVRHDIAMTGEITLQGKVLAIGGLKEKLLAARRAGIKKVVIPEENRETLSDFPADILEGMEIMYVTEIHEAIKILLIPNNEVVQSKSKAERIA; this is translated from the coding sequence GTGGATAATACAAGCAATAAAATACCCCGAACTTTACCCGTGCTGCATATGAGCAATGTAGTGATGTTTCCCTACCTGCTTATGCCCCTGGTGGTTTCGGATGAAGAATCTAAGCTGGTGATTGACTATGCACTGGCTAACGATAAATTGATGGCATTTTTCCTGGATATGGAAAAAGAGGATGGCGAAGTAACTGAACTTGTCAAATTCGGAACGGCTGTAACTATTTTAAGAATGCTGCGCAATCAGGATGGTTCAATCAGTATGCTGCTACAGGGTTCAGCGCGCATCAAGCTGCAGAAAATTGTGCAGAAAACCCCGTTCATTATGGTAGATGTGGAAGCAATTCAAGAGCAATATGAAGAAGATACGGAAATTCAAGCTTACCGAACTGTAGCTTTGGAACTGCTGGAAAAAATAGCCGAGGAAAGCACTATCCTCAATCGGGAAATGATTGCCGGGCTTAGCAATATCAAGCAGGCAGGCAGAGTTGCCGATATCATTGCCGGAAACATTGATTTACCGATTTATGACCGCCAGCAAATATTGGAAACGATTGACCTGAAACAGCGTTTCCGCTATCTGAACAATTGCCTGGCAGAACTGATTAAGCAGATTAAGGTGGAAAATCATATCCGCAGCAATATTCAGCTGGAAATGAATGAAGACCAGAGGCGTTATTATTTACGGGAACAATTGGATGCCATTCGCCGAGAATTAGGCGAAACAGATGAAGTCAGCAAAGAAATATTGAAATGGCGAGAACTTATAGAACAGAAAAATCTGCCCGATTATGTGCAAGAAACGGCTCTGGAAGAAATAGACCGACTTTCCACTATGCAACCTGCTTCCAGTGAATATAGCGTAATCCGCAATTATCTGGAGTGGATTGTGAATTTGCCCTGGAGAAATTATAGTAAAGATTGTCTGGATTTGCATAAAATTGAGCGCATTCTGGAAAAAGACCATTACGGCTTGAAAGAAGCCAAGGAACGCATTCTGGAATTCATTGCGGTGAAGAAGCTGAAAGGTAATTTAAAAGGACCTATTCTCTGCTTTGTAGGACCTCCCGGAACAGGAAAAACCTCCATTGGTAAATCGGTTGCCAGAGCTCTGGCGCGTAAATTTATCCGAATGTCCTTAGGTGGAATTCACGACGAAGCGGAAATTCGTGGACACCGGAGAACTTACATTGGTGCTATGCCCGGGAAAATTATAATGGAAATTAAGAGGCAGGGGACTGCCAACCCGGTTTTTATGCTGGATGAAATTGATAAAGTAGGCAGGGATTTTAGAGGAGACCCCGCTGCCGCATTACTGGAAGTTTTAGACCCTGAACAGAATAACAGCTTTGTGGATAACTACATCAACCTGCCCTTTGACCTTTCGGAAGTGCTGTTTATAACCACTGCCAATTCTTTGGATACCATTCCTCCTGCCTTGCGGGACAGAATGGAAATTATTGAATTTACCAGCTATCTGGAAAATGATAAAATAGAAATAGCTAAGCGCTTTTTAATTCCCAGGGAAAAGGAAGATAACGGATTGGGAAAAGAAAAGGTTAACCTTACCAAAGGCGCTCTCCAGGAAATTATTCGTTATTATGTGCGCGAAGCGGGAGTGAGGAATTTACAAAGACGCATTGGCTCCATCTTTCGTAAGATAGCCAAAGAAGTTGCTATGGGTAAGCAGCAAAATTTAACTATTAAAGCTGAAGATATTGTTAACTACCTCGGTCCCCGCAAAGTAACTCTGGAATTGGCAAATCGCAAACCCGAGGTGGGAGTTGCCACTGGTCTTGCCTGGACAGGTTACGGGGGTGAAATCCTTTTCTGTGAAACACTGCGGATGCCGGGAAAGGGGAATATTATCTTAACCGGGCTTTTAGGAGATGTTATGAAAGAATCAGCACGCATCGCGGTCAGCTACCTGAAAGCCAATCATAGCACTTATTTGATACCACCCAAGATGTTTGAAACGGGAGATATACATATTCATTTTCCTTCTGGAGCAGTTCCCAAGGACGGACCCTCCGCCGGTTTAACTCTCACGGTTGCTTTGGCGTCTCTATTTACGGGACAGAAAGTGCGTCATGATATTGCTATGACCGGGGAAATTACCCTGCAGGGAAAGGTTTTAGCTATTGGCGGGTTGAAAGAAAAGCTTTTGGCAGCCAGGCGTGCAGGAATTAAAAAGGTAGTTATTCCGGAAGAAAATAGAGAAACCCTATCCGATTTTCCCGCCGATATTTTGGAAGGGATGGAAATTATGTATGTAACCGAAATTCACGAGGCAATCAAAATATTGCTGATTCCGAATAACGAGGTTGTTCAGTCAAAATCCAAAGCCGAAAGGATTGCCTGA
- a CDS encoding cyclic nucleotide-binding domain-containing protein: MIELETLAKVPLFTGVDTEALIFLQPCFKQLLVPKGTVIIKENTEGDQIFILVQGKVQVTKDLVKGFDEDQLLTEKVLATLSDESLPTFGENGLLAHGIRMANIIALADSELYTLARTDFDSFAANNYRAGYIVMRNIAQKLSQSLKATDDNLVKLATALFIAVQC; this comes from the coding sequence ATGATAGAACTGGAAACTCTGGCTAAAGTTCCCCTTTTTACAGGAGTAGATACTGAAGCGCTGATATTTTTACAACCCTGCTTTAAACAACTGCTGGTTCCTAAAGGTACGGTAATTATTAAAGAAAACACGGAAGGTGACCAGATTTTTATTCTGGTGCAGGGCAAAGTGCAAGTTACGAAAGACCTGGTAAAGGGCTTTGATGAAGATCAGCTGCTAACGGAAAAGGTTTTAGCAACCCTCAGTGATGAATCGCTGCCCACTTTTGGAGAAAATGGTTTATTGGCACATGGAATCAGAATGGCAAATATCATCGCTCTTGCGGATAGTGAATTATACACTCTTGCCAGAACGGATTTTGATAGCTTTGCAGCTAATAACTACCGGGCAGGTTATATCGTGATGAGGAACATAGCCCAGAAATTATCACAAAGCTTGAAAGCCACCGACGATAATTTGGTTAAGCTGGCAACGGCATTATTTATTGCTGTGCAGTGTTAA
- a CDS encoding ion channel — MKLFGHPFRKLLDRFNIRGEDQKLLIRFLWVCSFIAILLLISALLAWGFEHQGGQQNSIKSFWDGIWWAIVTIATVGYGDKYPVTYQGRFVGIILIIVGYSSLSFFTGLVASLFVEDRLKGAKGLKQIRTHNHIVICGWNNTADYFLKAMVEKKATEIDICVVTNNPPEFFERLESRYPTLSLKFVRGETIQEETLKHASVETAARVIILADEQFESSSADDHSIIVANAVHYLAKKDRITVQLVNPENRSMLQRLGIQNIIVWDDIGGYVLANTVADNNYLAVFCQLAQDRENHLQTQEIPAEFIGKSFGELSDYYYQECGYLLLGVIATEPELELSSIFTEDSSGIDQFIQYALSKSRKQIPEEKNNVRWKPNRDVTLQTNDYAILMV; from the coding sequence ATGAAATTATTTGGACATCCCTTTCGGAAATTATTAGACCGCTTTAATATCCGCGGAGAAGACCAAAAACTGCTTATCCGTTTTTTATGGGTATGCTCTTTTATAGCCATTCTGCTATTGATTTCCGCATTGCTGGCTTGGGGTTTTGAACATCAGGGCGGGCAGCAAAACTCTATAAAGTCATTCTGGGATGGTATCTGGTGGGCAATTGTAACAATAGCTACAGTTGGCTATGGCGATAAATACCCGGTTACCTATCAGGGTCGTTTTGTGGGTATCATTTTGATTATTGTGGGCTATTCTTCATTATCTTTTTTTACGGGTTTGGTTGCTTCCCTTTTTGTGGAAGACCGGCTGAAAGGAGCTAAGGGCTTGAAACAGATAAGAACGCACAATCATATAGTAATTTGCGGCTGGAACAATACCGCCGATTATTTTTTGAAAGCGATGGTGGAAAAAAAGGCAACCGAGATAGATATCTGTGTTGTAACAAATAATCCGCCGGAGTTTTTTGAAAGGTTGGAATCTCGTTATCCAACTCTTTCGCTGAAGTTTGTTCGGGGTGAAACTATTCAGGAAGAAACTTTAAAGCATGCTTCCGTAGAGACGGCTGCCCGGGTTATCATTTTGGCGGATGAGCAATTTGAGAGCTCCAGTGCTGATGACCATAGTATTATTGTTGCTAATGCAGTTCATTATCTTGCCAAAAAAGACAGGATAACTGTGCAGCTGGTAAATCCTGAAAATCGTTCTATGCTGCAGCGTTTAGGTATTCAGAATATTATTGTGTGGGATGATATTGGCGGTTATGTTTTAGCCAATACCGTTGCAGATAATAATTATCTGGCTGTTTTCTGTCAACTGGCACAGGATAGAGAAAATCATCTGCAAACGCAAGAAATTCCTGCTGAATTTATCGGGAAAAGCTTTGGCGAGCTATCCGATTATTATTATCAGGAATGCGGTTACTTGCTTTTAGGAGTAATAGCCACGGAACCGGAGCTTGAACTTTCCTCTATTTTTACGGAGGATAGCAGTGGTATAGACCAATTTATTCAATATGCCTTAAGCAAATCCCGTAAACAAATTCCGGAAGAGAAAAACAATGTGCGCTGGAAGCCAAACAGGGATGTTACGCTGCAGACAAATGACTATGCCATCCTGATGGTTTAA
- a CDS encoding TPM domain-containing protein, producing MIYKRFFSAISFLLAATLLLGVVVPKKVGFVNDFANVLSAETRNKINDWAIELREKTDVDLVIVTLPNIEEADITDFGVQLYNKWGIGSKRDEGVLVLLALQEKQLRLEVGYGSEGYLTDAYTFQVYQTMKSYLTPGNEKWDDAFIQGSMMLLSAIAKEKGVTITGISEYAQKKKESNSSGLGIFAFLIIFVILIIVTRGRILEWLILINIFGGRGGGGNSGSWGSGNSGFGGFGGFGGFGGGRSGGGGSGGGF from the coding sequence ATGATATATAAACGGTTCTTTTCCGCTATTTCATTCCTTTTAGCAGCAACATTACTGTTGGGCGTAGTTGTGCCCAAAAAAGTTGGTTTTGTAAATGACTTTGCCAATGTTTTAAGTGCTGAAACCCGCAATAAGATTAATGACTGGGCAATTGAGTTGCGGGAAAAAACGGATGTGGATCTGGTAATAGTAACTCTTCCGAATATTGAAGAAGCCGATATAACAGATTTCGGGGTTCAACTATACAATAAATGGGGAATTGGAAGTAAGCGGGATGAAGGTGTTTTAGTGCTTTTGGCTTTGCAGGAAAAACAACTGCGTTTGGAAGTCGGCTATGGTTCCGAAGGATATTTAACCGATGCCTATACATTTCAGGTTTACCAAACAATGAAAAGCTACCTTACCCCGGGTAATGAAAAATGGGATGATGCATTCATTCAGGGTTCAATGATGTTGCTTTCTGCCATAGCCAAAGAAAAGGGAGTTACCATCACCGGTATCTCAGAATATGCCCAGAAGAAAAAAGAGAGTAATTCCTCAGGGTTAGGCATATTTGCTTTTTTGATAATTTTCGTTATCTTAATAATAGTCACTCGTGGTAGAATTTTGGAGTGGCTTATCTTGATTAATATTTTTGGCGGACGCGGAGGTGGAGGCAATAGTGGTTCCTGGGGTAGCGGTAATAGCGGCTTCGGGGGCTTTGGCGGTTTTGGTGGCTTCGGAGGTGGTCGTTCTGGAGGTGGGGGAAGTGGAGGAGGTTTTTAA